In Candidatus Polarisedimenticolia bacterium, the genomic window GCGCCGCGCGAAACTTGGAAATCTCCTCGAACAGGTCGTTGTGCGAGTTGAAGAAGAAGGAGATGCGCGGCGCGACTTCTTCGATCTTCAATCCGGCGCGGCGCGCCGCCTGCAGGTACTCCAGCGCGTTGGCCAGGGTGAAGGCGATCTCCTGGGCCGCCGTCGCCCCCGCCTCGCGGATGTGGTAGCCGCTGATGCTGATGCTGTTCCACTTCGGCAGCTGGTCCTTGCACCAGGCGAACAGGTCGGTGGCGATGCGCAGCGAGGCGCGCGGCGGATAGATGTAGGTGCCGCGCGCCATGTACTCCTTGAGGACGTCGTTCTGGACGGTGCCGGAGATTCTCTCGGACGGGACGCCTTGCTTCTTCGCCACCGCCACGTAGAGGCACAGAAGAATCGAGGCCGTGGCGTTGATGGTCATCGACGTGGAGACCTCACCCAGCGGAATCCCTTCCAGGAGTGTCTCCATGTCCTCGATCGTGTCGATGGCGACCCCGACGCGCCCGACTTCTCCTTTGGCCACCGGGTTGTCGGAGTCGTAGCCCATCTGCGTGGGGAGATCGAAGGCCACCGACAATCCCGTCTGCCCGTGCTCCAGGAGGAACTTCAGCCGCCGGTTGGTCTCGCGTGCCGAGCCGAAGCCGGCGTACTGGCGCATCGTCCAGAGCTTGCTGCGGTACATGCCGGGCTGGATGCCGCGCGTGTAAGGGGGCTCGCCCGGAAAACCGAGGTCGGCCTCGAGGTCCAGCTTGCGAAGGCTCTCGGCGGTGTAGAGCGGACGGATCTCGATCCCGGAGCTGTTGCGGAAGGAGGTCTTGCGTTCCTGGTGCTTCTTCTTCACTCCTTTGCGCCTCGCAAGGGACTGATCCGGCGGGACTTCGCGCAAAACTGGCCGGTAAAGTAGCACAGCGGGCCGGAGTGGGCAACAGGCCCCCGCGGGGGGATGTCGCGGCGTGCGCGGCCCGCTGCCGGAGAGTAAACTTCCCGATATGGTCGATTCTTCCTCGAGATCGGTCGCGGTGGGCGCCTTCGCGTCGGCAATCTCCGGTCTGGCCGGCGCCATCGCCGTGAAGGTATGGTTGGTGCCGGGGCTGCCTCTCGGCGGCAACGATGTATTGAAGCGGGCCTCCTACGTGGTCAGGCATCACAAGTGCTGGACCTGGGGATGGCTGCTCGCGGCCCTCGGCGCGATCCTGGTGGTGAATCTCTATCGGCTGCTCGCGGAGCGATGGATCCTGGAAGGTGGAAGCGCCTGCCGCTTCGCGCTGTGCCTTGGGACGGCAGGGCTGGCGATCGATCTGGCTGGGATTGCGATCTGGATCGTTGTCGCGCCTGGTCCGGGGGAAGGAGGCTTCGAGATTGCCGAGCACATCGCTTCGGCGCTGTCGCTCTTCGCCGCGAAAATCCTCTATGCTGCCGCCGGGTTGATGCTCACCTGGGCCGGCCGGCGCGAGCTCCCAGGCTTGCTGTCAGGTCTGGCGCTCATCGTCTGGCTCTGCGGCTTCGCCGTCGCCTCGTTCACCCTCTGCGCCTGCGACCGCCCGCAGTTCTACAGCCTGGCCTTGCTCGCCCTCACCTACATCGCCTGGGCCACCCTCATCGGGTTTCACTTCCGCAAACCAGTCAGGGAGTGGCCCCCCCGCTCCTACCATCCCGACCCCCGGGATTGAAGCGCATCCCGGGTCGCTCGATGCAACATGTGCTACTTCTTTCCGCGTCTCACGATCATTTTGGAACCGTAGTATCCGAACACCTTCTCAACAATAATGTCGCCGTTGGCGGAGATCGCACTGCGACATTCTTCCGCGGAGGCGGATACCACCAGGCCCCATTCTCCAGCGAGGGTGATTCCGGCGCATTTGGTCTCACTTGGAAACATGCTGATCTTTTCGTCCGTGGCCGTTTCGGCGATGTAGGCTCGCTCACACGCGTTTTGAGAAAAGAAGCAGATGGTGTGATCGTCGTTCCCCTCGCACTTGACCCTGTCGGCTGGAAGTCCGCAGGCCTTCGCGTCCGACTGGTAAACCCAATAGCTCAGGGGAATCGACACGTAATACGGCTCGCCTTTCTTGACCGCCGGCGGCTCAATCCCCAGTACCCCGCGCCCGGAGAGTCCCGCCAACATCAGGCACACCATCAGTCGGCATGACGTCAAGCTGGATTTCATGGTTCAGCTCCCTTCCCGCTCTCGTCGACGGCGCACCTTGCTCAGGAGCAGATTGGGCGCGCCTTCGCAGCGATCGGCCTCGATCCAGAAGCTAGTCGTGGGGACGACCGATCGTCAAGACAAGCGGCGATTGGTGCCGCAGCTTACGAATTCGCCACTTGTTCTCCGCGGAGCTCGGTGGCTTCGTGGCGGGTGGTGAGGGCGAAGGCGATCTTCAAGGACAGCTGGGGAGGACTCGATCCTGTCCGCCGGTCGATGCGCCGTAGGTGCCGGCGCCGCAGGAATTCCGGGCGCGCACCAGGTACCAGGCTCCCGTGCCCCTCGGGGGATTCGGCCGGTTGTCGGCGTATTGGGCTTGCGTCAGGCTCGATTGCAGGCAGGCTCCCGCCGCCGTGTTGATTCCCCCAGTCGGACCCATGGTGCCTGAGACCAGATCGTAGAAGCCTCCGAGGCCGTTGTAGGGGTTTTGTCCGAACCAGGTGAGATTCGTGGGAACGCTCGAGTCGAGGGCCAGATCACCCTCCTCGACGGGAGCACCCCAGACGGCAGGGTCGGCGTCGTTGCAGTCCTGCAGGCAGACGGTGACTCCATCGCCGTCCAGGTCCTGATTGTCTTCGACAACACCGTTGCAATTGTCATCGAGATCATCGCAAATCTCGGGAGCGCCGGGATGAACCGTCGCGTTGCCGTCGTTGCAATCCCCTGCGCAGGTCGTGAACCCGTCCGAGTCCTGGTCGAACCCGTCGTCGATAGTCCCGTCGCAATCGTCATCGACCTGGTTGCAGGCCTCGGCGGCAAAAGGATGAACGGAAGCGTTGGCGTCGTCGCAGTCGTTGATGCATCCGGAATATCCATCCCCGTCCTGATCGTGTCCCTCGTCGACGGATCCGTTGCAGTTGTCATCGATCTGATTGCACACTTCCGCGGCGCCCGGATGGACCGTGGGATTGGCGTCGTTGCAATCGCCCGTGCAGGTCTTGTAACCGTCACCATCCTGATCGAAGCCCTCGTCGATAACGGCATCGCAATCCTCGTCGATCCCATTACACGTTTCCGCCGCACCAGGATGAATGGCGGCATTCGCGTCGTTGCAATCGCCCGAGCAAGTCTTGTAGCCGTCGCCGTCCTGATCGAAGCCCTCATCGATGACGGCATCGCAATCTTCGTCGATTCCGTTGCAGATCTCCGTCGCGCCGGGATGAATGGAAGCATTCGCGTCATTGCAGTCGTCCAGGCAGCCGAGGTAGCCGTCGCCATCGCCGTCCGGGAACCCTTCATCGATCTGGCTGTCGCAGTCATCGTCCAAGCCGTCGCAAACCTCCAACGCGCCGGGATGAATGGCGGGATTGCCGTCGTTGCAGTCGCCGTCGCAGATCGACATGCCGTCGCCGTCGGCGTCGTGGTCCGCGATCAGCACGAAGCGGCCGCCGTCACGAAGGTAACGTTCCGGCCGGGTCGGATGATCGTGCCCTCCGGTGCCCGCGCCACCCCAAACCAACATGTAATTCCCCGTGGAAACTGTTACGTGCCCCGAACGTGACACCGGTTCCGAGACGGCGGAAATCTCATTCCACGAGTCGGAAATCGGATCGTAACGCACTGCCGGCGGGAAAATGCTGCTGATCGGACTGCAGAAAGTAGGCTCATAGGCGGTATCGTAAAAGCCGCCATACACGATCATGCCGGCCAGTCCCGGCGTGCCGCTCCAGATGGCCGTGTGTCCCCGTCGTCGAGGGGGAGAGATCGACGTGGGGAGCCAGCTGTCGGTCGCAGGGTCGTAACGGCCACCCGTGTCGAGGAAGATTACGCCGGGACAGCCCACATACGTTTGCGATCCTCCCCAGACGATCATGCGGCTGCCGGTCCAGACCGCCGAGTGAAAGACTCTGCCCAGCGGAGCGCCGGATGAGGAGATGGGAGTCCAGAGGTTGCTCGAAGGATCGTAGGATGCGCCTGTGTTGAAGTAATTGTCACCATCCGGCCAATCCTGTCCTCCCCATACGATCATCCTGCTGCCGGTCCAAACCGCGGTATGCCCGGTCCGCGCCTGGGGAGCATTGACCAGCGAGGTCGGCTGCCAGCTGTCGGTTCCCGGATCGTAGAGGCCGCCGGTATTCACCGCATTGGTCCCTTGGATTCCTCCCCATACGACCATGCGGCTTCCCGACCAGACGCCCGTATGGAGGTACCTGGGTATTGGAGCGCCGGTCGTGGTGGTTGGAGCCCAGGTGTCGGCAATGGGATCGTACCGCGCGCCGGTGTTCACGGGAAGATTCCCGTTGTAGCCGCCCCAGACAATCATTCGGTTGCCGGTCCAGACCATCGAGTACATGTACCATAAGTTAGGCGCCGAAATCGTGCTGACAGGCGTCCAATCGTTGAGACTGAGATCGTAGCGGCCACCTCGGTCACCTTCCCAGACAATCATGAGGTTTCCCGTCCAGATCGCCTGAGGGTCGAGACGTACCACCGGAGCGTCGCCCTGCGCCGTGGGAGTCCAGCTGTCGCCGGCCGGATCGTAGCGACCGCCCGAGTCGATGGGATGGTTGGTCGAATCGATCCCGCCCCACACGATCATCCTGGCTCCGGTCCAGATCGCGGAATGCTCGAATCGGCCGACGGGAGCCGCCGTCCCTGAGGTCGAGCTCCAGCTGTCCGTTGCAGGGTCATAGCGGCCGCCGGTGCTCAAAGGGTTGCCGCTCGCCCGGCCGCCCCAGATAACCATCCTGGCTCCCGTCCAGACCGAGGCGGGAAGCTCTCTTGCGGGCGGCGCGCCTGTGGTGGAAACCGCCGTCCAGGAATTCGCGACGGGATCGTAGCGGCCGCCGGTATTCAGAACGGCCCCCGTGGCGAGCCCTCCCCAGACGATCATCCTCGTGCCGGACCAGACGGCGGTGGCGTTCTGCCGCGCCGCCGGCGCCCCGTTGGTCTCGGTGCTTTGCCAGGCGTTGCCGACCGGGTCATAGCGGGCTCCCGTGTTGGTCTGCTGCCCGGTCGAAGTGACGCCTCCCCAGATCACCATCCTCGCTCCCGTCCAGACGGCGATATGGGACTGGCGAGCCGAGGGCGCCTGCGAAGTCGGAATCGACGACCAGAGGTTGGTTGCCGGATTGTAACGGCCGCCCGTATTGGTCACGCTGCCGGTATCGGCCACTCCACCCCAGATCAACATCTCGCCTCCCGTCCAGACGGCACTGTGGCTCTGGCGCGCGACCGGCGATCCTGTCGTCTGCGTCGGCGTCCAGGTGTCCGCGGAGGGATCGTAGACGCCCCCGGAGGCAAGAGTGGTCGCGCCGAATCCGCCCCACACGATCATTCTCGAGCCGGTCCACACCGCCGAGTGATGCGTACGACCTTCGGGCGCATTGAGCGTGGAAATCGGCTCCCAGGTGTCGGTCGCCGGATCGTAGCGCCCGCCCGAGCCGAGAACGGTATTCTCGAAATCAGTTCCACCCCAGACGATCATGAGGCTTCCGGTCCACACCGCGGTGTGATTGTTCCGCTCCACCGGGGCTCCTGACAGGTTCACGCCATCCCAGGTGCCCGCGGGATTGCAGGAATAGCTCGAGGCGCTCTCGATGCCGATGGCCGGCGCCTGCGAGGCAACGGGCAGAACGATGGGATCGAAGTCGG contains:
- a CDS encoding methylmalonyl-CoA mutase family protein codes for the protein MKKKHQERKTSFRNSSGIEIRPLYTAESLRKLDLEADLGFPGEPPYTRGIQPGMYRSKLWTMRQYAGFGSARETNRRLKFLLEHGQTGLSVAFDLPTQMGYDSDNPVAKGEVGRVGVAIDTIEDMETLLEGIPLGEVSTSMTINATASILLCLYVAVAKKQGVPSERISGTVQNDVLKEYMARGTYIYPPRASLRIATDLFAWCKDQLPKWNSISISGYHIREAGATAAQEIAFTLANALEYLQAARRAGLKIEEVAPRISFFFNSHNDLFEEISKFRAARRLWGRLMRERFEVSDPRSSLLRFHVQTAGSTLTAQQVENNVVRVTFQALAAVLGGAQSLHTNSMDEALSLPTEQGAALALRTQQIIATETGVADTVDPLGGSYYVESLTTELEGKARDYLEKIDRMGGVIPAIENGFITREIQEAAYRAQRAIESGDQGVVGVNVHRSEKDVPPKIHRVDPALERDQVKRLARFRKTRDAKKAAAALAEVERRAAGAENLLPAILQAVESKATLGEISDAMRRVFGAHRPEASF
- a CDS encoding MopE-related protein, yielding MKRLGLFLAAVAILSSLMFARAGTSDPAGPKSPASLSYADRLLAQEKIERVYYSHQEGARQPFEEAVPASLIERKVSDTLKQSEALERYWGSPVTEEALDREVRRMIRTTRLPERLHELFAALDDDPVKIRECLARPVLVSRLLRNFYASDPRFHAASRADAESLRFRLIQSTPRADRKSIPRLVHLVREGAVPEDGSTAEAPGLPKAPGRQTVSSEELSSWRSRFAGRPEGIGEIREEPGEFTVPVQIEDRSDELTVAIYSVPKKPLETWWKEIEADFDPIVLPVASQAPAIGIESASSYSCNPAGTWDGVNLSGAPVERNNHTAVWTGSLMIVWGGTDFENTVLGSGGRYDPATDTWEPISTLNAPEGRTHHSAVWTGSRMIVWGGFGATTLASGGVYDPSADTWTPTQTTGSPVARQSHSAVWTGGEMLIWGGVADTGSVTNTGGRYNPATNLWSSIPTSQAPSARQSHIAVWTGARMVIWGGVTSTGQQTNTGARYDPVGNAWQSTETNGAPAARQNATAVWSGTRMIVWGGLATGAVLNTGGRYDPVANSWTAVSTTGAPPARELPASVWTGARMVIWGGRASGNPLSTGGRYDPATDSWSSTSGTAAPVGRFEHSAIWTGARMIVWGGIDSTNHPIDSGGRYDPAGDSWTPTAQGDAPVVRLDPQAIWTGNLMIVWEGDRGGRYDLSLNDWTPVSTISAPNLWYMYSMVWTGNRMIVWGGYNGNLPVNTGARYDPIADTWAPTTTTGAPIPRYLHTGVWSGSRMVVWGGIQGTNAVNTGGLYDPGTDSWQPTSLVNAPQARTGHTAVWTGSRMIVWGGQDWPDGDNYFNTGASYDPSSNLWTPISSSGAPLGRVFHSAVWTGSRMIVWGGSQTYVGCPGVIFLDTGGRYDPATDSWLPTSISPPRRRGHTAIWSGTPGLAGMIVYGGFYDTAYEPTFCSPISSIFPPAVRYDPISDSWNEISAVSEPVSRSGHVTVSTGNYMLVWGGAGTGGHDHPTRPERYLRDGGRFVLIADHDADGDGMSICDGDCNDGNPAIHPGALEVCDGLDDDCDSQIDEGFPDGDGDGYLGCLDDCNDANASIHPGATEICNGIDEDCDAVIDEGFDQDGDGYKTCSGDCNDANAAIHPGAAETCNGIDEDCDAVIDEGFDQDGDGYKTCTGDCNDANPTVHPGAAEVCNQIDDNCNGSVDEGHDQDGDGYSGCINDCDDANASVHPFAAEACNQVDDDCDGTIDDGFDQDSDGFTTCAGDCNDGNATVHPGAPEICDDLDDNCNGVVEDNQDLDGDGVTVCLQDCNDADPAVWGAPVEEGDLALDSSVPTNLTWFGQNPYNGLGGFYDLVSGTMGPTGGINTAAGACLQSSLTQAQYADNRPNPPRGTGAWYLVRARNSCGAGTYGASTGGQDRVLPSCP